A single Pseudomonadota bacterium DNA region contains:
- a CDS encoding tRNA (cytidine(34)-2'-O)-methyltransferase, translating to MRLVLYQPEIPQNAGTLLRMAACFGISVDMIEPLGFVFSERRMRRAGMDYIDFVDLSIHTSWHAFQAQQTKRRLILLSPSASLSYVNFQFEKSDALMVGRESDGVPEGVKKECSYQISIPMKSGFRSLNVAIAASMVLGEALRQTGFEV from the coding sequence ATGCGACTTGTATTATATCAACCAGAAATTCCTCAAAATGCTGGAACGCTTCTTCGTATGGCCGCTTGTTTTGGAATTTCTGTGGACATGATTGAGCCTTTGGGCTTTGTTTTTTCAGAGCGACGTATGCGACGGGCGGGAATGGATTACATAGATTTCGTGGATCTTTCAATTCATACGTCTTGGCATGCTTTTCAAGCACAGCAAACAAAAAGGCGTCTCATTCTCTTATCTCCTTCAGCGTCTCTTTCATATGTAAATTTTCAATTTGAGAAGAGTGATGCATTGATGGTTGGGCGGGAAAGTGATGGCGTGCCAGAGGGTGTTAAAAAAGAGTGTTCTTATCAAATCTCGATTCCTATGAAATCGGGGTTTAGATCTTTAAATGTTGCAATTGCAGCCAGTATGGTTTTAGGAGAAGCCTTACGACAAACAGGATTTGAGGTATAA